From the Lathyrus oleraceus cultivar Zhongwan6 chromosome 4, CAAS_Psat_ZW6_1.0, whole genome shotgun sequence genome, one window contains:
- the LOC127073390 gene encoding F-box/kelch-repeat protein At3g23880, protein MMFLPHELIIQILLRLPVKSLMRFKSVCKLWFSLISYDSHFANSHFQLTSSKHTCRILFLSNSAPQTRSIDVETSLHDDSSAGTLNFMPSYLEIKGSCNGFIYFKDFGIWNPSNGVHKEIPYSPIHSNLDANCFFYLYGFGYDHTRDDYLVVSMSYNPDLDPISSRLEFFSLRANTWEEIEGTYFPYMNASDDPRVGSLFKGAIHWLACHSDKSINVIVAFDLTERKLLEMSLPLPDDFDLDPNFCDLWVFGEFLSLWSMGNDSVEIWVMKEYNVHSSWTITLVIPIHGISTQYFSPICCTNIGDIIGLDGTGLVKYDDKGQLLEHRSFGIDEHGSQVAVYVESLLSLPGDRVQA, encoded by the coding sequence ATGATGTTTCTGCCTCACGAATTGATCATCCAAATCCTTCTGAGATTACCGGTGAAATCTCTTATGCGTTTCAAGTCTGTTTGTAAGTTATGGTTTTCTCTTATCTCTTACGATTCCCATTTTGCAAATTCACATTTTCAACTCACGTCCTCAAAACACACTTGTAGAATTCTGTTTTTATCGAATTCAGCTCCTCAAACTCGGTCTATAGATGTAGAAACATCTCTTCACGATGATTCTTCTGCTGGTACACTTAATTTTATGCCTAGTTATCTTGAAATTAAAGGTTCGTGTAATGGGTTTATATATTTCAAAGATTTTGGAATTTGGAATCCATCCAATGGAGTTCACAAAGAAATACCTTATTCCCCTATTCATTCCAATTTAGATGCCAATTGTTTTTTTTATCTATACGGTTTTGGGTATGACCACACAAGAGATGACTACTTGGTGGTTTCAATGTCCTATAATCCAGACTTAGATCCTATTTCATCAcgtttggaatttttctcattGAGAGCTAATACATGGGAAGAAATTGAGGGTACTTACTTCCCTTATATGAATGCTTCTGATGATCCCAGAGTAGGGTCTCTCTTTAAGGGGGCTATTCATTGGTTGGCTTGTCATAGCGATAAATCAATTAATGTTATTGTTGCCTTTGATTTAACTGAAAGGAAACTTTTAGAGATGTCTTTGCCTTTGCCGGATGATTTTGACCTTGATCCTAACTTTTGTGATTTGTGGGTATTTGGAGAATTTCTCAGTCTATGGTCTATGGGGAATGATAGTGTTGAAATATGGGTTATGAAAGAATACAACGTTCATTCCTCATGGACTATCACTCTTGTTATTCCAATTCATGGCATTTCTACTCAGTACTTTTCGCCAATATGCTGTACAAACATTGGCGATATTATTGGATTAGATGGTACAGGATTGGTGAAATATGATGACAAAGGGCAGCTCCTAGAGCATCGCTCCTTTGGTATCGATGAACATGGATCCCAAGTGGCCGTGTATGTAGAGTCTCTGCTTTCACTCCCCGGTGACCGTGTGCAAGCATAA